A genome region from Geminicoccus roseus DSM 18922 includes the following:
- the rimM gene encoding ribosome maturation factor RimM (Essential for efficient processing of 16S rRNA), with translation MAGDAAERMVCVAAVATAHGVRGHLKLKTFTEEPENAAAYGPVYDQNGKRLFTMVVETVLDNGLIVKAEGITDRNAAERLRGTALYVPRSVLPATGKDEFYHEDLIGLRAEDTSGALLGEVVGVQDFGAGDILEVRAGDGALLDFPFTRAVVPVVDLAGGRVVIDPPVEVE, from the coding sequence ATGGCTGGAGATGCCGCCGAACGGATGGTGTGCGTCGCCGCAGTGGCGACGGCCCATGGCGTGCGCGGTCATCTCAAGCTGAAGACCTTCACCGAGGAGCCGGAGAATGCCGCCGCCTACGGGCCGGTCTACGACCAGAACGGCAAGCGCCTGTTCACGATGGTCGTGGAGACGGTGCTGGACAACGGCCTGATCGTGAAGGCTGAGGGCATTACCGACCGCAACGCCGCCGAGCGGCTGCGCGGTACCGCCCTCTATGTCCCGCGCAGCGTCCTGCCCGCGACCGGCAAGGACGAGTTCTACCACGAGGACCTGATCGGCCTGCGTGCGGAGGACACGTCCGGCGCGCTTCTGGGCGAGGTCGTCGGCGTGCAGGATTTCGGCGCCGGCGACATCCTGGAGGTGCGTGCCGGAGACGGCGCCCTGCTGGACTTCCCCTTCACCAGGGCAGTCGTGCCGGTGGTCGACCTTGCCGGCGGCAGGGTGGTGATCGACCCGCCGGTGGAGGTGGAGTGA
- the leuC gene encoding 3-isopropylmalate dehydratase large subunit → MSGPKTLFEKIWESHLVDVAEDGTSLLYIDRHLVHEVTSPQAFEGLRVSGRKVLRPEATLAVPDHNVPTTDRSKPIEDATSRIQVETLEENCREFGVQLFGMRDKRQGIVHVIGPEQGFTLPGTTIVCGDSHTSTHGAFGALAFGIGTSEVEHVLATQTLIQKRPKTMRISVEGDLPFGVTAKDVILAIIGKIGTAGGTGYVIEYAGSVVRGLSMEGRMTICNMSIEGGARAGLIAPDEKTWTYLKGRPMAPKGEAWEQAVRYWSTLPSDEGATYDAEVLLKAEDIEPQVTWGTSPQDVVAISGRVPDPRTAKDEGQRKAMQRALDYMGLTAGMPMEEVVLDKVFLGSCTNGRIEDLRAAAKVVAGKKVAANIQAMVVPGSGLVRYQAEQEGLDKIFKEAGFEWREAGCSMCLGMNPDQLSPKERCASTSNRNFEGRQGRQGRTHLLSPEMAAAAAVTGRLTDVRKMVA, encoded by the coding sequence ATGAGCGGGCCCAAGACCCTCTTCGAGAAAATCTGGGAAAGCCACCTGGTCGACGTCGCCGAGGACGGCACCAGCCTCCTCTACATCGACCGGCACCTCGTCCACGAGGTGACCAGCCCCCAGGCGTTCGAGGGTCTCCGCGTCTCCGGCCGCAAGGTCCTGCGCCCCGAGGCGACCCTGGCCGTTCCCGACCACAACGTCCCCACCACCGACCGGTCCAAGCCGATCGAGGATGCCACCTCGCGCATCCAGGTGGAGACGCTGGAGGAGAATTGCCGCGAATTTGGCGTGCAATTGTTCGGCATGCGCGACAAGCGCCAGGGCATCGTCCACGTGATCGGGCCGGAACAGGGCTTCACCCTGCCCGGCACGACCATCGTCTGCGGTGACAGCCACACCTCGACCCACGGCGCGTTCGGCGCCCTGGCGTTCGGCATCGGCACGTCCGAGGTCGAGCACGTGCTGGCCACCCAGACCCTCATCCAGAAGCGTCCGAAGACCATGCGGATCTCGGTCGAGGGCGACCTGCCCTTCGGCGTGACCGCCAAGGACGTGATCCTCGCCATCATCGGCAAGATCGGCACCGCCGGCGGCACCGGCTACGTGATCGAGTATGCCGGCTCGGTGGTGCGCGGCCTGTCGATGGAAGGCCGCATGACCATCTGCAACATGTCGATCGAGGGCGGCGCCCGCGCCGGCCTGATCGCGCCCGACGAGAAGACCTGGACCTACCTGAAGGGCCGCCCGATGGCGCCCAAGGGCGAGGCCTGGGAGCAGGCGGTCCGCTACTGGTCGACCCTGCCCTCCGACGAAGGGGCGACCTACGACGCCGAGGTCCTGCTGAAGGCCGAGGACATCGAGCCGCAGGTCACCTGGGGCACCTCGCCCCAGGACGTGGTGGCGATCTCCGGCCGCGTGCCGGATCCCAGGACCGCGAAGGACGAGGGCCAGCGCAAGGCCATGCAGCGCGCCCTGGACTATATGGGCCTGACCGCCGGCATGCCGATGGAAGAGGTCGTCCTGGACAAGGTGTTCCTGGGCTCCTGCACCAATGGCCGGATCGAGGACCTGCGCGCCGCCGCCAAGGTGGTGGCCGGCAAGAAGGTCGCCGCCAACATCCAGGCGATGGTGGTGCCGGGCTCCGGCCTGGTGCGCTACCAGGCCGAGCAGGAAGGCCTGGACAAGATCTTCAAGGAGGCGGGCTTCGAGTGGCGCGAGGCCGGCTGCTCGATGTGCCTGGGCATGAACCCGGACCAGCTCTCGCCCAAGGAGCGCTGCGCCTCCACCAGCAACCGCAACTTCGAGGGCCGCCAGGGCCGGCAGGGCCGCACCCACCTGCTCTCGCCCGAGATGGCCGCCGCCGCCGCCGTGACCGGCCGGCTGACCGACGTCCGCAAGATGGTCGCCTGA
- a CDS encoding aspartate-semialdehyde dehydrogenase, whose amino-acid sequence MGFRIAVAGATGAVGHEILNILAEREFPADEVVALASRNSVGKEVSFGDDKLLKVKALEDFDFTGYDMALFSPGGAVSAVHAPRAAAAGCLVIDNTSHFRMDEDVPLVVPEVNREALQYARNRNIVANPNCSTIQMVMALKPLHDLATIKRVVVSTYQSVSGAGQKGMDELFEHTKAVYMNDLGKKPTVFQKAIAFNVIPQIDKFMEDGSTKEEWKMKVETKKILDPSIEVVATCVRVPVFIGHSEAINVEFESEISLEEAIEALHEFEGINVLDDPDDYQYATPKDVVGEYATFVSRLRMDDTVPYGLNMWVVSDNLRKGAALNAVQIAETLVEDGLV is encoded by the coding sequence ATGGGCTTTAGAATTGCCGTCGCCGGCGCCACCGGCGCTGTCGGCCACGAGATCCTGAACATCCTGGCGGAACGCGAGTTTCCGGCCGACGAGGTCGTGGCGCTCGCCTCGCGCAACTCGGTCGGCAAGGAAGTCAGCTTCGGCGACGACAAGCTGCTGAAGGTCAAGGCGCTCGAGGACTTCGACTTCACCGGCTACGACATGGCCCTGTTCTCGCCGGGCGGTGCCGTGTCCGCGGTCCATGCCCCGCGCGCCGCCGCCGCCGGATGCCTGGTGATCGACAACACCAGCCATTTCCGCATGGACGAGGACGTCCCGCTGGTGGTGCCGGAGGTCAACCGCGAGGCGCTGCAATACGCCCGCAACCGCAACATCGTCGCCAACCCGAACTGCTCGACCATCCAGATGGTCATGGCGCTCAAGCCCCTGCACGACCTGGCGACGATCAAGCGGGTGGTGGTGTCCACCTACCAGTCGGTGTCCGGCGCCGGCCAGAAAGGCATGGACGAGCTCTTCGAGCACACCAAGGCCGTCTACATGAACGACCTGGGCAAGAAGCCCACGGTGTTCCAGAAAGCCATCGCCTTCAACGTCATCCCCCAGATCGACAAGTTCATGGAGGACGGTTCCACCAAGGAAGAGTGGAAGATGAAGGTCGAGACCAAGAAGATCCTCGACCCTTCGATCGAGGTGGTGGCGACCTGCGTCCGCGTCCCGGTGTTCATCGGCCATTCCGAGGCGATCAACGTCGAGTTCGAGAGCGAGATCAGCCTGGAAGAGGCGATCGAGGCGCTGCACGAGTTCGAGGGGATCAACGTCCTGGATGACCCGGACGACTACCAGTACGCGACGCCCAAGGACGTGGTCGGCGAGTACGCCACCTTCGTGTCGCGCCTGCGCATGGACGACACCGTCCCTTATGGCCTGAACATGTGGGTGGTCTCGGACAACCTGCGCAAGGGGGCGGCGCTGAACGCCGTCCAGATCGCCGAGACCCTGGTCGAGGACGGCCTGGTCTGA
- the dapF gene encoding diaminopimelate epimerase — MTIVPFTKMHGLGNDFVLLDERRMPIPIDPAWVARLADRHRGIGFDQLVVIDEDPELDAHVRFFNADGSESGACGNATRCVARLIHDETGQDRIELRTGRGILRAVRDGDAWSVDMGQPRFRWDEIPLTHECDTEQVPVDIAGLPRPFAVNMGNPHAVFVVEHLESLDVAGMGAMLERDPMFPERANIGFVQVLDRQNVRLRVFERGAGLTLACGSGACAAMVALVRKDLVDGKVRFQLDGGELQLAWDGINGVVMTGPTALSYTGEISAEMAPDAP; from the coding sequence ATGACCATCGTGCCCTTCACCAAGATGCACGGGCTGGGCAACGACTTCGTCCTCCTGGACGAGCGTCGGATGCCGATCCCGATCGATCCCGCCTGGGTGGCCAGGCTCGCCGACCGCCATCGCGGCATCGGCTTCGACCAGCTCGTCGTGATCGACGAGGACCCGGAGCTGGACGCCCATGTGCGGTTCTTCAACGCCGACGGCAGCGAATCCGGGGCCTGCGGCAACGCCACCCGCTGCGTCGCCCGGCTGATCCACGACGAGACCGGCCAGGACCGGATCGAGCTGCGCACCGGGCGCGGCATCCTGCGGGCGGTGCGCGACGGCGATGCCTGGTCGGTGGACATGGGCCAGCCGCGCTTTCGCTGGGACGAGATCCCGCTCACCCATGAATGCGACACCGAGCAGGTGCCGGTCGACATCGCCGGGCTGCCGCGGCCGTTCGCGGTGAACATGGGCAACCCGCACGCGGTGTTCGTGGTCGAGCATCTGGAGAGCCTGGACGTCGCCGGGATGGGGGCGATGCTGGAGCGCGACCCGATGTTCCCCGAGCGCGCCAATATCGGCTTCGTGCAGGTGCTGGACCGCCAGAACGTGCGGCTGCGCGTGTTCGAGCGAGGCGCCGGGCTGACGCTCGCCTGCGGCAGCGGGGCCTGTGCGGCGATGGTGGCGCTGGTGCGCAAGGACCTGGTCGACGGCAAGGTCCGCTTCCAGCTGGACGGCGGCGAGCTGCAGCTTGCCTGGGACGGGATCAACGGGGTGGTGATGACCGGGCCGACCGCGCTCTCCTATACGGGCGAGATCAGCGCCGAGATGGCGCCGGACGCGCCATGA
- the trmD gene encoding tRNA (guanosine(37)-N1)-methyltransferase TrmD, with product MGFAASVVTIFPEMFPGALGQSLTGKALERGDWSLETVNPRSFTQDRHQSVDDTPFGGGAGMVMRPDVIAAALDAAAPTGDPRPKIFLTPRGRRFVQADARRLADGPGVVLLCGRYEGIDQRVVESRGLDEVSIGDFVLSGGELAAFLLLDSVVRLLPGVLGSASSLAEESFEDGLLEYPHYTRPAVWEGRPVPEILLSGHHARIREWRREQAKAITAARRPDLIGAKNVELHPEGH from the coding sequence ATGGGCTTTGCCGCCTCGGTGGTCACCATCTTCCCCGAGATGTTCCCGGGCGCGCTCGGCCAGTCGCTGACCGGCAAGGCCCTGGAGCGCGGCGACTGGTCGCTGGAAACGGTCAACCCGCGCAGCTTCACCCAGGACCGCCACCAGTCGGTCGACGACACCCCGTTCGGCGGCGGGGCCGGGATGGTGATGCGGCCGGACGTGATCGCCGCCGCCCTGGACGCGGCGGCGCCGACAGGCGACCCGCGCCCGAAGATCTTCCTCACCCCGCGCGGGCGCCGCTTCGTGCAGGCGGATGCCCGCCGCCTGGCCGACGGGCCGGGCGTCGTCCTCTTGTGCGGCCGCTACGAGGGGATCGACCAGCGCGTCGTCGAATCCCGCGGCCTGGACGAGGTCTCGATCGGCGACTTCGTCCTGTCCGGCGGCGAGCTGGCCGCCTTCCTGCTCCTCGATTCGGTGGTGCGGCTCCTGCCCGGCGTGCTGGGCTCCGCCTCATCATTGGCTGAGGAAAGCTTTGAGGACGGATTGCTCGAATATCCGCATTATACGCGGCCGGCGGTCTGGGAAGGCCGGCCGGTCCCTGAGATTCTCCTGTCCGGGCATCATGCCCGGATCCGGGAGTGGCGGCGGGAACAGGCGAAAGCCATCACCGCCGCGCGACGCCCCGACCTGATCGGGGCCAAGAACGTCGAACTCCACCCTGAAGGACACTGA
- the ffh gene encoding signal recognition particle protein, giving the protein MFENLTTRLGGVFDRLRRRGALSEADVGEALREIRVALLEADVALPVVKDFVAGIKERAVGQEVIRSITPGQQIVKIVNDRLIELLGGAEQAGLDLGSPPSVVLMCGLQGSGKTTTSGKLALRLKNRERKKVLLASLDVQRPAAQKQLQVLAEQTGTGHLPIIPGQKPVEITQRALDTAHREGYDVVILDTAGRLQIDDQLMDELAEVKLLAEPQETLLVADGLTGQTAVDVARTFNDEIGIDGIVLTRMDGDARGGAALSMRHITGKPIKFVGVGEKLDQLEAFVAERVAGRILDMGDVVSLVEKAVENIDRDEAEKLAKKVQKGRFDLADYRSQLVQMKKMGGMQGMLSALPGVQKIKKQLDEKKVDERVFVRQTAIIDSMTPLERREPDKLNASRKRRIAKGSGTTVQDVNQLLKQHRQMQDMMKQMKKMGGLQNLMGKLPKGMIPQGMLPRM; this is encoded by the coding sequence ATGTTCGAAAACCTAACCACCCGCCTTGGTGGCGTGTTCGACCGGCTGCGCCGGCGCGGCGCGCTGTCCGAGGCCGATGTCGGCGAAGCCCTGCGCGAGATCCGCGTGGCGCTGCTGGAGGCCGACGTCGCCCTGCCGGTGGTCAAGGACTTCGTCGCCGGCATCAAGGAGCGCGCAGTCGGCCAGGAGGTGATCCGCTCGATCACGCCCGGCCAGCAGATCGTCAAGATCGTCAACGACCGGCTGATCGAGCTCCTGGGCGGTGCCGAGCAGGCCGGGCTGGACCTGGGCTCGCCGCCCTCGGTCGTGCTGATGTGCGGCCTGCAGGGCTCCGGCAAGACCACCACCTCGGGCAAGCTGGCGCTGCGGCTGAAGAACCGCGAGCGCAAGAAGGTGCTCCTGGCCTCGCTCGACGTGCAGCGGCCGGCCGCGCAGAAGCAGCTGCAGGTGCTGGCCGAGCAGACCGGCACCGGCCACCTGCCGATCATCCCCGGCCAGAAGCCGGTCGAGATCACCCAGCGGGCGCTGGATACCGCACACCGCGAAGGCTACGACGTCGTCATCCTGGACACGGCCGGCCGGCTGCAGATCGACGACCAGCTCATGGACGAGCTGGCCGAGGTCAAGCTGCTCGCCGAGCCGCAGGAGACCCTGCTGGTCGCCGACGGCCTGACCGGCCAGACCGCGGTCGACGTGGCCCGGACCTTCAACGACGAGATCGGCATCGACGGCATCGTGCTCACCCGCATGGACGGCGACGCCCGCGGCGGCGCGGCGCTGTCGATGCGCCACATCACCGGCAAGCCGATCAAGTTCGTGGGCGTCGGCGAGAAGCTCGACCAGCTGGAGGCGTTCGTCGCCGAGCGGGTCGCCGGCCGGATCCTCGACATGGGCGACGTGGTCAGCCTGGTCGAGAAGGCGGTCGAGAACATCGACCGCGACGAGGCCGAGAAGCTCGCCAAGAAGGTGCAGAAGGGCCGGTTCGACCTGGCCGACTACCGTTCGCAGCTCGTGCAGATGAAGAAGATGGGCGGCATGCAGGGCATGCTGTCGGCACTGCCGGGCGTGCAGAAGATCAAGAAGCAGCTGGACGAGAAGAAGGTCGACGAACGGGTGTTCGTCCGTCAGACCGCGATCATCGACAGCATGACGCCCCTGGAGCGGCGCGAACCGGACAAGCTCAACGCCTCGCGCAAGCGGCGCATCGCCAAGGGCTCCGGCACCACCGTCCAGGACGTCAACCAGCTCTTGAAGCAGCATCGCCAGATGCAGGACATGATGAAGCAGATGAAGAAGATGGGCGGCTTGCAGAACCTGATGGGCAAGCTCCCCAAGGGAATGATCCCGCAGGGAATGTTGCCCCGGATGTAA
- the leuD gene encoding 3-isopropylmalate dehydratase small subunit, whose product MVPFTKLTGVAAPLPMINVDTDMIIPKQFLKTIKRTGLGKNLFDEMRYTQDGQEIPEFVLNQPRYRQAQILVAGENFGCGSSREHAPWALADFGIRCVIAPSFADIFHNNCFKNGILPIRLPQETIDALMAEAENAPDPTFTVDLEQNLILRPTGNEPISFSIDPHGRDCLLEGLDDIGLTMQKAEKIRSFEGRQREQAPWLYPSAA is encoded by the coding sequence ATGGTCCCCTTCACCAAGCTGACCGGCGTCGCCGCGCCCTTGCCGATGATCAACGTCGACACCGACATGATCATCCCCAAGCAGTTCCTGAAGACCATCAAGCGGACTGGGCTCGGCAAGAACCTGTTCGACGAGATGCGCTACACCCAGGACGGCCAGGAGATCCCTGAGTTCGTCCTGAACCAGCCGCGCTACCGCCAGGCGCAGATCCTGGTGGCCGGCGAGAATTTCGGCTGCGGCTCCTCGCGCGAGCACGCCCCTTGGGCGCTGGCCGATTTCGGCATCCGCTGCGTGATCGCGCCCAGCTTTGCCGACATCTTCCACAACAACTGCTTCAAGAACGGCATCCTGCCGATCCGTCTCCCCCAGGAGACGATCGACGCGCTGATGGCCGAGGCGGAGAACGCGCCGGACCCGACCTTCACGGTCGACCTGGAGCAGAACCTGATCCTGCGGCCCACCGGCAACGAGCCGATCTCGTTCAGCATCGACCCGCACGGCCGCGACTGCCTCCTGGAGGGCCTGGACGATATCGGGCTCACCATGCAGAAGGCCGAGAAGATCCGGTCGTTCGAGGGCAGGCAGCGCGAGCAGGCGCCCTGGCTCTACCCCTCGGCCGCCTGA
- the mtaB gene encoding tRNA (N(6)-L-threonylcarbamoyladenosine(37)-C(2))-methylthiotransferase MtaB produces MSAIDVLTFGCRLNIFESEVMRRHAEEAGLKDLVIVHSCTVTAEAERQVRQAVRKARRQNPEKRIVVTGCAVQVDPAKWTGMDEVDHVVGNEDKLKPLTWTGLAGEGPERVRVGDIMAVKAMAGHLVPGFDGRSRAFLQVQNGCDHRCTFCIIPYGRGPSRSVPIQDVVAQTRLLVGQGYRELVVTGVDITSYGKDLGDAPTLGGLMKAVLRDVPELPRLRLSSIDPAEIDDDLLELIASEPRLMPHLHLSLQAGDTMTLKRMKRRHSREDVLGLTARLRGLRPDLVFGADIIAGFPTETDQMFENTRRIVEEAGLTWLHVFPYSPRQGTPAAKMPQVEPMLRKERAALLRAEGAKAVARFYAGEQGRVRELLVERGGAGHTRHFAPVKLAANDDPPAGTLVDVRIKGVEGEVLLGERAA; encoded by the coding sequence ATGAGCGCCATCGACGTCCTGACCTTCGGCTGCCGGCTGAACATCTTCGAATCCGAGGTGATGCGCCGCCATGCCGAGGAGGCCGGGCTGAAGGACCTGGTGATCGTCCATTCCTGCACGGTCACCGCCGAGGCGGAGCGCCAGGTCCGCCAGGCGGTGCGCAAGGCAAGGCGGCAGAACCCCGAGAAGCGGATCGTGGTGACCGGCTGCGCCGTCCAGGTCGACCCGGCCAAGTGGACCGGGATGGACGAGGTCGACCATGTGGTCGGCAACGAGGACAAGCTGAAGCCGCTCACCTGGACCGGCCTTGCCGGCGAGGGGCCGGAGCGGGTCCGGGTCGGCGACATCATGGCGGTCAAGGCGATGGCCGGGCACCTGGTGCCGGGCTTCGACGGCCGGTCGCGCGCGTTCCTGCAGGTGCAGAACGGCTGCGACCATCGCTGCACCTTCTGCATCATTCCCTACGGGCGCGGGCCGTCCCGCTCGGTGCCGATCCAGGACGTGGTGGCGCAGACGCGGCTGCTGGTCGGGCAGGGCTATCGCGAGCTGGTGGTGACCGGGGTCGACATCACTTCCTATGGCAAGGATTTGGGGGATGCGCCGACGCTCGGCGGGCTGATGAAGGCGGTGCTGCGCGACGTGCCGGAACTTCCGAGGCTGCGCCTGTCCTCGATCGACCCGGCCGAGATCGACGACGACCTGCTGGAGCTGATCGCGAGCGAGCCCCGGCTGATGCCGCATTTGCATTTGTCGCTGCAGGCCGGCGACACCATGACGCTCAAGCGGATGAAGCGCCGCCATTCCCGCGAGGACGTGCTGGGGCTGACGGCGCGGCTGCGCGGCCTCCGGCCGGACCTGGTGTTCGGCGCCGACATCATCGCGGGCTTCCCGACCGAGACCGACCAGATGTTCGAGAACACCAGGCGGATCGTCGAGGAGGCCGGGCTCACCTGGCTGCACGTGTTCCCCTACAGCCCGCGCCAGGGCACCCCGGCGGCGAAGATGCCGCAGGTCGAGCCGATGCTGCGCAAGGAGCGCGCCGCCCTCTTGCGCGCCGAGGGCGCCAAGGCGGTGGCGCGCTTCTATGCGGGCGAGCAGGGCCGGGTGCGCGAGCTGCTGGTCGAGCGGGGCGGGGCCGGGCACACCCGGCATTTCGCGCCGGTGAAGCTCGCCGCAAACGACGACCCGCCGGCGGGCACGCTGGTGGACGTGCGGATCAAGGGCGTGGAGGGCGAGGTGCTGCTGGGCGAGCGGGCGGCCTGA
- the rplS gene encoding 50S ribosomal protein L19 — MDLIAQLNKEQIEAALEGRGQQVPEFGAGDTLRVNVKVIEGTRERVQAFEGVCIARRNRGVNSAFTVRKISYGEGVERVFPLYSPRIASIEVVRRGKVRRAKLYYLRGRTGKAARITERRMDTPKKSASA, encoded by the coding sequence ATGGATCTGATCGCACAGCTCAACAAAGAGCAGATTGAAGCAGCACTCGAGGGCCGCGGCCAGCAGGTGCCCGAATTCGGCGCCGGCGACACGCTTCGTGTCAACGTGAAGGTCATCGAGGGCACCCGCGAGCGGGTCCAGGCCTTCGAGGGCGTCTGCATCGCCAGGCGCAATCGCGGCGTGAACAGCGCGTTCACCGTCCGCAAGATCTCCTACGGCGAGGGTGTCGAGCGCGTCTTCCCGCTGTACAGCCCGCGGATCGCCTCCATCGAGGTGGTGCGTCGCGGCAAGGTGCGTCGCGCGAAGCTGTATTATCTGCGTGGCCGGACCGGCAAGGCGGCGCGCATCACCGAGCGCCGCATGGACACCCCCAAGAAGTCCGCCTCGGCCTGA
- the leuB gene encoding 3-isopropylmalate dehydrogenase, which yields MTTGSILFLPGDGIGPEVMGVVRQVIDHLGKKGLSFELHEDLVGGASLDAHGVPITEEVLAKAKAVDAIMFGAVGVHKYDANPFHLKPEQALLKLRKQLELFANLRPAIVFDALVDASTLKPELVRGLDILILRELTGGVYFGEPRGIEEIGGGQKRGVDTQVYTTPEIERIARVGFELARKRGNAVTSVEKANVMHTGVLWRQVVTDLHAREYGDVQLSHMYADNCAMQLIRRPKQFDVIVTDNLFGDILSDAAAMATGSLGMLPSAALGAPDAATGKRKAMYEPIHGSAPDIAGKDMANPIAALMSFAMLLKYSFDRDAEAQLLEAAIADVLNEGYRTADIAQDGMTQLGTVEMGQKILTALTKRST from the coding sequence ATGACCACCGGCTCGATCCTCTTCCTTCCTGGCGACGGCATCGGGCCGGAGGTGATGGGCGTCGTCCGTCAGGTCATCGACCATCTGGGCAAGAAGGGCCTGTCCTTCGAGCTGCACGAGGACCTGGTCGGTGGCGCCTCGCTGGACGCCCATGGCGTGCCGATCACCGAGGAGGTCCTGGCCAAGGCCAAGGCCGTCGACGCGATCATGTTCGGCGCGGTCGGCGTGCATAAGTATGACGCCAACCCGTTCCACCTGAAGCCCGAGCAGGCGCTGCTCAAGCTGCGCAAGCAGCTGGAGCTGTTCGCCAACCTGCGCCCGGCGATCGTGTTCGACGCCCTGGTGGATGCGTCCACGCTGAAGCCCGAGCTGGTGCGTGGCCTGGACATCCTGATCCTGCGCGAGCTGACCGGCGGCGTGTACTTCGGCGAGCCGCGCGGCATCGAGGAGATCGGCGGCGGCCAGAAGCGCGGCGTCGACACCCAGGTCTACACCACGCCTGAGATCGAGCGCATCGCCCGGGTCGGCTTCGAGCTGGCGCGCAAGCGCGGCAACGCGGTGACCTCGGTCGAGAAGGCCAACGTGATGCACACCGGCGTGCTCTGGCGCCAGGTGGTCACCGACCTGCACGCCCGCGAGTACGGCGACGTCCAGCTCTCGCACATGTATGCCGACAACTGCGCCATGCAGCTGATCCGCCGGCCCAAGCAGTTCGACGTGATCGTCACCGACAACCTGTTCGGCGACATCCTCTCGGATGCCGCCGCCATGGCGACCGGCTCGCTCGGCATGCTGCCCTCGGCCGCCTTGGGCGCGCCCGATGCCGCCACTGGCAAGCGCAAGGCGATGTACGAGCCGATCCACGGCTCCGCCCCCGACATCGCCGGCAAGGACATGGCCAACCCCATCGCGGCCTTGATGAGCTTTGCCATGCTTCTCAAGTACAGCTTCGACCGCGATGCCGAGGCCCAGCTGCTGGAAGCCGCCATCGCCGACGTGCTGAACGAGGGCTACCGCACTGCCGACATCGCGCAGGACGGCATGACCCAGCTCGGCACCGTGGAAATGGGCCAGAAGATCCTCACCGCGCTGACCAAGCGCTCGACCTGA
- the rpsP gene encoding 30S ribosomal protein S16 codes for MSVKIRLARAGAKKRPYYKIVAASSRSPRDGRFLERLGSYDPIRTTEDPNRLVLNEERIKHWLSVGALPTDRVARFLDKAGILPGATVHRGTGKRAAEIAEKKAKQEAEAAA; via the coding sequence ATGTCGGTGAAGATCCGCCTCGCCCGCGCCGGCGCGAAGAAGCGTCCCTACTACAAGATCGTCGCGGCCAGCAGCCGCTCGCCGCGCGACGGTCGTTTCCTGGAGCGTCTGGGCTCCTACGACCCGATCCGCACCACCGAGGACCCGAACCGCCTGGTCCTGAACGAGGAGCGGATCAAGCACTGGCTGTCCGTGGGCGCCCTGCCGACCGATCGGGTCGCCCGCTTCCTGGACAAGGCCGGCATCCTGCCGGGCGCCACCGTGCATCGCGGCACCGGCAAGCGCGCCGCCGAGATCGCCGAGAAGAAGGCGAAGCAGGAAGCCGAAGCGGCCGCCTGA